The Paenibacillus pabuli DNA segment AGAGTTTCATAAACATATGGCTGAAGAAGAGCTCAGAACACAAGGTGCACGATGCATGGATTGTGGTACCCCGTATTGCCATACAGGTATAGATATGATCGGCGGAACGTCGGGCTGTCCTGTGCATAACCTGATTCCGGAATGGAATAATCTTGTATATCGCGGATTGTGGAGAGAAGCACTTGATCGTCTGCACAAAACGAATAATTTTCCTGAGTTTACCGGTCGCGTCTGTCCTGCTCCATGTGAAGGATCCTGTACAGTTGGCCTGATCGGTCAGCCGGTTACCATCAAAACGATTGAAGAAGCCATTATTGAAAAAGGGTTCGAAGAAGGCTGGGTGGTTCCCCAACCTCCGGAGAAACGCACGGGTAAACGCGTAGCGGTTGTTGGTTCTGGCCCTGCAGGTCTTGCGACGGCGGCTCAGTTGAATAAAGCAGGTCATACAGTAACTGTATATGAACGTTCAGATCGTGTCGGCGGCTTGCTGATGTACGGCATTCCTACGATGAAACTGGACAAAAAAGTGGTTCAGCGTCGTGTGGATTTGCTTGAAGCAGAAGGCGTTCAGTTCGTGACAAACACGGAGATTGGCAAGGACATCCCTGCTCAGCAATTGGTGGACGAGTATGATGCTGTCGTCTTGTGCGGTGGTGCAACGAAGCCGCGGGAATTCAACATCGAAGGAAGCGACTTGAAGGGCGTGCATTACGCTATGGACTTCCTGAATGGCAGCATCAAAAGTTACCTGGACTCCAACCTGGAAGACGGAAACTACATTTCTGCAAAAGATAAGGATGTTATCGTTATTGGTGGCGGGGATACCGGTTCGGACTGTGTAGCTACATCGCTCCGTCACGGTTGCCGTACCGTAACCCAGTTCGGTACACATACACAAGCACCTATGGAACGAGATCGCATTAACAACCCTTGGCCGCAATTCCCTAACGTTTACACATTAGATTATGCACAAGAGGAAGCCAAAGCATTATTCGGGCAAGATCCACGTGAATTCTCTATCATGACAACCAAATTTGTTGGAGACGAAGAGGGTAATCTCAAAGAGCTTCATACCATTCAAATTGAGCGTATCGTCGATGAAACAGGCCGTAAAATCTACCAGCCGATCCCTGGAACAGAGCGCGTATTCCCTGCGCAAATGGCAATGATCGCGATCGGATTTGATGGACCGGAACAAACGCTGGTTGAACAGCTGGGTCTTGCTACTGATCGTCGTACCAACGTTAAAGCTCGTTACGGCAAATACAATACCAATGTGGATAAAGTATTCGCTGCAGGTGACATGCGTCGTGGACAAAGTCTGGTTGTATGGGCAATCAATGAAGGACGCGAGGCTGCTCGTGAAGTAGATAAATATTTGATGGGTGCCACCGTTCTTGCTTAACTTGAAATGAGCAATAATTTTATATATTATATCGAACATAAAGATATGAAGCTTAAGAACAGCTCTCGCTATTAGCGGGAGTTGTTTTTTGTTTCGTAAATTCTAGACTTACCAATTAATTTTGGGGAGTGTGCGGTATAGCATTGATTTTTATCCCGTAAAGATTTATTATTAGATTATAATAATTATAAATAAGAGAACAAATGACATCGTTAAATAGAGAATTTAAATCCGGAGGTGCGACCTGCTATGGCAAGAAACCGGGAAAAGACCATTTCTGAACAAATATTTGACATTAAAAAGCAATTGGTAGACAAAGGATATAAATTAACACAACAACGTGAAGTTACGGTACGTGTGTTGCTTGAGCATGAAAAGGATCATTTTAGTGCAGAAGAAGTGTTTCTGCTGGTGAAGGAGCAGTTTCCTGAGATTGGACTGGCAACCGTGTATCGGACACTGGAACTGCTAAGCGATCTCCAGGTTGTTGAGAAAATTAATTTTGGAGATGGCGCTGCACGCTTTGATCTGCGGAGTACAGATGGTTCCCATCATCATCACCATTTGATCTGCACGGAGTGCGGAACAGTAGAAGAAATTATGGAAGATGGCTTACTTCGTCTGGAACAGCAGATTGAGCGTCAATACGGATTTGCCGTGACGGATCATCGACTTGACTTTCAGGGTGTATGCAGGGAATGCAGGGAAAAGCAGGCCGTTAGTGAACAGGCTGCAGGCTAATTGTTCCACGGAGGATGCTCCCGGAATCAAAATCTGATATAATAGGGTTCAGAAGCAAGGGGCTTCCGTGGGCGGAAGGCCCCTTTTTGCCGTCATGCGGACGGTGAAGGAGGAGAGATGGACGGATGAAGACACTGGTTATAGCGGAAAAGCCTGATATGGGTCGAACCATTGCCGCCGTCATAGAACCAAGAGCCAAAAACAATCGCAGTTATCTTGAAGGTGAGCATTACATTATCACTTGGGCGATTGGACATCTGCTCGGGCTTGCTGAACCGGATGCGTATGATACGAAATACAAACGTTGGAATATTGCCGATCTGCCAATTATTCCGGATCAGTTCAAAATTGTGCCAAATCCCAGAACAAAAGATCAACTGAAGATCATTGGGGAACTTGCCAAACGAGCATCAGCGATCGTAAATGCCTGTGACGCCGGGCGAGAAGGACAATATATTTTTGCATTGATTCAACAGCAGTTGAAGCTGCGTCAGCCCGTTAAACGATTATGGATTTCGGACCTGACTG contains these protein-coding regions:
- a CDS encoding Fur family transcriptional regulator — protein: MARNREKTISEQIFDIKKQLVDKGYKLTQQREVTVRVLLEHEKDHFSAEEVFLLVKEQFPEIGLATVYRTLELLSDLQVVEKINFGDGAARFDLRSTDGSHHHHHLICTECGTVEEIMEDGLLRLEQQIERQYGFAVTDHRLDFQGVCRECREKQAVSEQAAG
- a CDS encoding glutamate synthase subunit beta translates to MSTPTGFMEYKRQLPADREPAERIKDWEEFHKHMAEEELRTQGARCMDCGTPYCHTGIDMIGGTSGCPVHNLIPEWNNLVYRGLWREALDRLHKTNNFPEFTGRVCPAPCEGSCTVGLIGQPVTIKTIEEAIIEKGFEEGWVVPQPPEKRTGKRVAVVGSGPAGLATAAQLNKAGHTVTVYERSDRVGGLLMYGIPTMKLDKKVVQRRVDLLEAEGVQFVTNTEIGKDIPAQQLVDEYDAVVLCGGATKPREFNIEGSDLKGVHYAMDFLNGSIKSYLDSNLEDGNYISAKDKDVIVIGGGDTGSDCVATSLRHGCRTVTQFGTHTQAPMERDRINNPWPQFPNVYTLDYAQEEAKALFGQDPREFSIMTTKFVGDEEGNLKELHTIQIERIVDETGRKIYQPIPGTERVFPAQMAMIAIGFDGPEQTLVEQLGLATDRRTNVKARYGKYNTNVDKVFAAGDMRRGQSLVVWAINEGREAAREVDKYLMGATVLA